The following proteins are co-located in the Heliorestis convoluta genome:
- a CDS encoding phBC6A51 family helix-turn-helix protein, translated as MKSREDGRAVLHASQRLAAEMLATNDIHQKTMQQIANEVGIDIRTIYRWKQDPDFIEYQNDIAEKVMTSFLAETYNILRNIVRGSDSERNKLRAIELVLKNQGRMTDVQKVEAKIEDDRSNEAIDAEIERLKKLLGQI; from the coding sequence GTGAAGTCTAGAGAAGATGGCCGAGCTGTACTACATGCCTCACAACGGTTAGCAGCGGAGATGCTGGCTACGAACGATATTCACCAGAAAACGATGCAACAGATCGCCAACGAGGTCGGTATCGACATCCGAACGATTTACCGTTGGAAACAAGACCCCGACTTTATCGAGTACCAGAACGATATTGCCGAAAAGGTAATGACCAGCTTCCTTGCCGAGACATACAACATCCTGCGAAATATCGTAAGGGGTAGCGATAGCGAACGTAACAAATTGCGAGCTATCGAGTTGGTCTTGAAGAACCAGGGCCGTATGACCGATGTTCAAAAAGTCGAGGCGAAAATCGAAGATGATCGGTCGAACGAGGCCATTGATGCCGAAATTGAACGGTTGAAAAAGCTACTAGGCCAAATATAG
- a CDS encoding tyrosine-type recombinase/integrase gives MIDDFIKQLERQGKVIKTQKAYRNSWTRFTEWLAKENPHPTPLGGLPDPQMATQLDVANFKRYAVRHYKPNTVNLTMTHLNVIFRWLMQKGVIPDNPVEHIDRVPTPQSSPKWLTGAEQNSLVRTVRKYGNVREMAMVMLMMQAGLRVQELCDLRLKDITISERKGKAVVYNGKHGKYREVPLNVDIRRCLTKYLESRSKESEYLFDSQRNDKVCVRAVQSQMERYRKLTGIDHLTCHSLRHTFGHELALRKTPLDVIARLMGHMKNDGTPNLAMTVRYTLPSEEDLARAVEELSWT, from the coding sequence ATGATTGATGATTTTATTAAGCAACTCGAACGGCAAGGCAAAGTTATCAAGACCCAAAAGGCGTATCGTAATAGCTGGACTCGCTTTACTGAATGGCTGGCGAAAGAGAACCCCCACCCCACCCCCCTTGGGGGCCTACCAGATCCCCAGATGGCCACACAACTGGACGTAGCAAATTTCAAAAGATACGCTGTAAGGCATTATAAGCCCAATACTGTAAACCTCACGATGACCCACCTGAACGTAATCTTCCGTTGGCTAATGCAAAAGGGCGTTATCCCCGACAACCCTGTAGAGCATATCGACAGAGTACCAACGCCTCAATCGTCCCCCAAGTGGCTAACAGGAGCTGAACAAAACAGCCTGGTTCGAACGGTGAGGAAGTATGGCAATGTTCGAGAAATGGCGATGGTTATGCTGATGATGCAAGCAGGTCTGCGAGTACAGGAATTATGTGACCTACGGCTGAAAGATATCACAATCAGCGAACGAAAGGGCAAAGCTGTCGTTTACAACGGCAAACATGGCAAGTATCGTGAGGTGCCTTTGAACGTCGATATCAGGCGATGCCTTACCAAGTATCTTGAAAGCCGTAGCAAAGAAAGCGAATATCTTTTTGATTCTCAGCGAAATGACAAAGTTTGTGTTCGAGCTGTCCAAAGCCAGATGGAGCGATATAGAAAACTTACAGGCATTGACCACTTAACCTGCCATTCCCTACGGCATACATTCGGTCACGAACTAGCTTTACGGAAAACGCCTCTGGACGTAATTGCTAGGCTAATGGGACACATGAAAAACGATGGCACACCGAACTTGGCAATGACCGTCCGTTATACCTTGCCGAGTGAAGAAGATTTGGCAAGAGCTGTCGAGGAACTAAGCTGGACATAA
- a CDS encoding aspartyl-phosphate phosphatase Spo0E family protein — protein MREKLALLRKIDRKRKAMYQAMDKGQDYEIVYKLSCELDVLIVEFIKKYQKRDLMQSAC, from the coding sequence ATGAGGGAGAAACTGGCTTTACTAAGGAAGATAGATAGAAAACGAAAAGCGATGTACCAAGCGATGGATAAAGGTCAAGATTACGAAATAGTCTACAAGCTATCCTGTGAATTGGACGTATTGATCGTAGAATTTATCAAGAAATACCAGAAGAGAGATTTGATGCAATCAGCCTGTTAA